In one window of Leptospira sp. GIMC2001 DNA:
- a CDS encoding ribonuclease H-like domain-containing protein, producing MIRNSFIHLTGVDTRIEKFLWNQGIFNWDNLRNNLSVLRSEMSPVFFEEELPMEMDEADKALDEHNARYFFDRYPYAESWRIFGELKNEFLYLDIETTGLYDPNFVTCVCIYEANQIHQFTRTKNLDNFYDFWEGRENKILVTYNGFKFDVPFLERSMKWKNTNRHMDLMHVLHKMGIKGGLKGTEEQLGIRRSDDLIGVNGYAAVQLWNSYIETDIDDYLHKLIKYNQEDTINLAKILGIVYNRKRAEIFPLPDAGLF from the coding sequence ATGATTCGAAATAGTTTTATTCATCTCACTGGTGTCGATACAAGAATCGAGAAATTTCTATGGAACCAAGGAATTTTCAATTGGGATAATCTTCGAAATAATTTATCAGTTCTAAGATCGGAAATGTCTCCTGTTTTTTTCGAAGAAGAGTTACCAATGGAGATGGATGAAGCGGATAAAGCATTGGATGAACATAATGCACGTTATTTTTTTGATAGGTATCCATATGCAGAATCATGGAGAATCTTTGGCGAACTAAAGAATGAGTTTTTGTATCTGGATATTGAGACGACAGGTCTATATGATCCAAATTTTGTTACGTGCGTATGTATTTATGAAGCAAATCAAATTCACCAATTTACAAGAACAAAAAATTTAGATAATTTTTATGATTTTTGGGAAGGTCGCGAAAATAAAATTTTGGTAACTTATAATGGATTCAAGTTTGACGTTCCATTTCTTGAGAGATCCATGAAATGGAAAAATACAAATCGACATATGGATCTAATGCATGTTCTTCATAAAATGGGAATTAAGGGTGGACTTAAAGGAACTGAAGAACAACTCGGAATCCGAAGAAGCGATGATTTGATCGGGGTGAATGGATATGCAGCAGTTCAGTTGTGGAATAGCTATATCGAAACAGATATTGATGATTACTTACACAAATTGATAAAATACAATCAGGAAGATACGATCAATCTTGCTAAGATTTTGGGAATTGTTTACAATAGGAAACGGGCGGAAATTTTTCCTTTACCTGATGCTGGATTGTTTTAG
- a CDS encoding LysR substrate-binding domain-containing protein → MTLTQLRYIVALDRHKSFARAAESCLVAQPTLSLQIQKLEQEIGAEIFDRNKNPVITTKFGTDIVDQAKIILREADRLEEIFRESKEDLTGKISIGIIPTISAYLLPQIFKKLNKDYASIDFRFFELPTSQIIEKLMSEDLEIGILATPLHRNDIIESPLYYEPFVAYYPKDYEGKTENIDIDDLKSSEMILLGEEHCLRHQSLKICGQRTLGKIECGSLETIRNMVDLGVGMTLLPLLSMNAENDKFGRFKDPEPVREVSLVYKHGFYKKKILQAVQKTILSVIPKELQDKGNRKLIGI, encoded by the coding sequence ATGACTCTTACTCAATTGCGCTATATTGTAGCCCTCGATCGACATAAAAGTTTTGCCAGAGCAGCTGAGTCTTGCCTCGTTGCCCAGCCAACTCTAAGTCTTCAGATCCAAAAATTGGAACAAGAGATTGGAGCTGAAATTTTTGATCGAAACAAAAATCCCGTAATCACTACAAAATTTGGCACTGACATAGTCGATCAAGCAAAGATCATATTGAGAGAAGCGGATCGATTGGAAGAAATTTTTCGCGAGAGCAAAGAAGATTTAACTGGCAAAATTAGCATAGGAATTATCCCAACAATATCAGCATATCTGCTTCCACAAATATTCAAAAAACTGAATAAAGATTATGCAAGTATCGACTTTAGATTTTTTGAACTTCCCACAAGCCAGATTATCGAAAAACTAATGAGTGAAGATCTAGAGATCGGTATTCTCGCAACTCCTTTGCATCGTAATGATATCATTGAATCACCTTTGTACTATGAACCTTTTGTTGCATACTATCCGAAAGACTATGAAGGTAAGACGGAAAATATTGATATAGATGATCTGAAATCAAGTGAGATGATTCTTCTTGGCGAAGAACATTGTCTCAGACATCAATCTTTAAAGATCTGTGGACAACGAACTCTTGGCAAAATTGAATGTGGAAGTCTTGAAACAATTCGGAATATGGTAGATTTAGGTGTCGGTATGACTTTGCTTCCACTACTTTCTATGAATGCTGAGAATGATAAATTTGGGCGTTTCAAAGATCCAGAACCTGTAAGAGAAGTAAGTCTCGTTTATAAACATGGATTTTATAAAAAGAAGATTCTGCAAGCAGTACAGAAAACTATCCTTTCTGTGATACCTAAAGAGCTTCAGGATAAAGGCAATCGTAAGCTGATTGGAATTTAA
- a CDS encoding SpoIIE family protein phosphatase, translated as MKFKNPVFIIILSFFPLFNLFSEPLDIRENWFVKEGRFSENRLDFERQISDSNNSKPEDLGWTHLKSLPFQHLREDERSGKVRVYSLVKKIQMDSSVLDYPNRSLSIFLPEAGNQVEIYWNGILIYQIGSLDKNGEFEYGFQRNIIAEIPSASIREGENLLVIQVAGYDYDSFYILPFHENTPARIAIHNDNLLENTEYVTLMLLFLYLFVGLYHLLLFVKRREEIYNLYFGLFSTCLALYIYSRTDNSYQLLDYSLSFMHLRWFELIILFQAGPLLILFFETFLTGKERKVTIAYLIFVQFLALAIPFSSYYVQGNIILRTWHICVLFSVFYIIYLFTRSVTRKVPDAKRLLAGIAVMMVTVVLDILGAASVLPQNLGLTKYGFFVFIIGIAVVLANRFLRVHKEVEELNRTLEEKVEARTKELSDSLDKVQLLKEQQDGDYFLTSLLLKPLNSNESKSKHINIDFYIHQKKQFEFRKKNLEIGGDICMTSQLKLLGRSYTVFVNGDAMGKSIQGAGGALVLGVVFKSILNRTKIFTENQNKYPEVWLKECFIELHNVFESFNGSMLISVVMGLIDDETGMMYFLNAEHPWCVLYRDESASFIEDDLYMRKIGMMDMHGAFQVRTFPLLPGDKILIGSDGRDDLQIGTDEEGGRIINEDERLFLDRVRDGKGDIQGIVKSISNFGELTDDLSLMSIEYVEESLSSRDDSKSVMWKKLSRDNFRTKNYAKAAEYGEKYLEENPFDNQYIYVTAYCYKIAKNYTKAIQLSERLRLREPFHIKNLINLSDIYRLMGEKNRAGKFLEKIISIDPNNSMIQKLRVLLNKTATISNP; from the coding sequence ATGAAATTTAAAAATCCTGTTTTTATTATAATTTTATCCTTTTTTCCTTTATTCAATTTATTTTCTGAACCATTAGATATTAGAGAAAACTGGTTTGTTAAAGAAGGTCGATTTAGTGAGAACAGATTGGACTTTGAACGGCAAATTTCAGATTCAAACAATTCCAAACCAGAAGATCTCGGATGGACACATCTTAAATCTCTTCCATTCCAACATCTTCGAGAAGATGAGCGATCTGGAAAAGTTCGAGTCTACTCACTTGTCAAGAAAATTCAAATGGATTCTTCAGTCTTAGATTATCCAAATCGATCCTTGTCAATTTTCCTGCCGGAAGCAGGCAACCAAGTTGAGATCTATTGGAATGGAATCTTGATCTACCAAATTGGTTCTCTAGATAAAAATGGTGAGTTTGAATACGGCTTCCAAAGAAATATTATAGCGGAGATTCCAAGTGCGTCGATTCGAGAAGGTGAGAATCTTCTAGTCATTCAGGTCGCGGGTTACGATTATGATTCATTCTATATTTTGCCATTCCATGAAAACACTCCAGCTCGAATCGCAATTCATAATGATAACTTATTGGAGAATACTGAATATGTAACATTGATGTTACTTTTCTTGTATTTATTTGTAGGACTCTACCATCTTCTTTTATTTGTTAAGAGAAGAGAAGAAATCTACAACCTTTACTTTGGATTGTTCTCAACTTGCCTTGCTTTATATATCTATTCTAGAACCGACAACTCCTATCAATTATTAGATTATTCACTTTCTTTCATGCATCTACGTTGGTTTGAGCTCATCATACTTTTCCAAGCGGGGCCGCTATTGATTTTGTTCTTTGAAACCTTTCTCACGGGAAAAGAAAGAAAAGTCACAATTGCTTATCTTATTTTTGTGCAATTTCTTGCGCTCGCAATACCTTTCTCATCTTACTATGTTCAAGGAAATATTATTCTCAGAACCTGGCATATTTGTGTTCTATTTTCCGTTTTCTATATAATATATTTATTTACAAGATCTGTCACAAGAAAGGTTCCTGACGCTAAACGTCTATTAGCGGGAATCGCTGTAATGATGGTTACAGTTGTATTGGATATTTTGGGGGCGGCATCTGTTCTACCGCAAAATCTCGGTCTTACAAAATATGGATTTTTTGTATTTATAATTGGGATAGCAGTAGTTCTTGCCAATCGTTTTCTCCGTGTTCACAAGGAAGTGGAAGAGCTGAATAGAACTCTCGAAGAAAAAGTGGAAGCTCGTACGAAAGAACTCTCTGATAGTTTGGATAAGGTTCAGCTTCTCAAAGAACAGCAAGACGGTGATTATTTCCTTACTTCACTACTACTCAAGCCACTCAACTCCAATGAATCCAAAAGCAAACATATCAATATTGATTTCTATATTCATCAGAAAAAACAATTTGAATTCAGAAAGAAGAATTTGGAGATCGGTGGAGATATCTGTATGACATCTCAATTAAAACTTCTCGGTCGATCTTATACAGTCTTTGTAAATGGAGATGCGATGGGCAAGTCCATTCAAGGAGCAGGTGGTGCCTTGGTATTGGGAGTTGTATTCAAATCTATTCTCAACAGAACAAAAATATTTACAGAAAATCAAAATAAATATCCAGAAGTTTGGCTCAAAGAATGTTTTATTGAATTGCATAATGTTTTCGAATCCTTCAATGGATCTATGTTGATATCGGTGGTTATGGGTCTGATTGATGATGAGACTGGAATGATGTATTTCTTGAACGCAGAACATCCTTGGTGCGTCTTGTACAGAGATGAGAGTGCAAGCTTTATTGAAGACGATTTGTATATGAGAAAAATTGGTATGATGGATATGCATGGTGCTTTTCAAGTTCGCACTTTTCCTCTACTTCCTGGAGATAAGATTCTTATTGGTTCGGATGGACGAGACGATCTACAGATTGGAACAGACGAAGAAGGAGGAAGAATCATCAATGAAGATGAAAGATTATTTCTTGATAGAGTTAGAGATGGAAAAGGAGATATCCAAGGAATTGTAAAATCTATTAGCAATTTTGGTGAATTAACCGATGACTTGTCACTGATGTCAATCGAATATGTTGAAGAATCCTTGAGCAGTCGAGATGACTCTAAGTCCGTAATGTGGAAGAAACTTTCTCGTGATAATTTCCGAACCAAAAACTATGCAAAAGCAGCTGAGTATGGCGAAAAATACTTAGAAGAGAATCCATTCGACAATCAGTATATTTATGTTACAGCATATTGTTATAAAATTGCCAAGAATTATACCAAAGCTATTCAATTGAGCGAGAGATTACGACTACGTGAGCCATTCCATATAAAAAATCTGATCAATCTTTCGGATATCTATAGATTGATGGGCGAGAAGAATCGTGCAGGTAAATTCTTGGAAAAAATAATCAGTATAGATCCAAATAATTCTATGATTCAAAAACTTCGAGTTCTTCTTAATAAAACAGCAACTATCTCGAATCCATAG
- a CDS encoding acetyl-CoA hydrolase/transferase family protein: MDWKSYYKDRLVTSDEAIANIKPNDRVFLSGNVTTPNHLVQALAKRAPSLSNIELNHLLTFGEDPFINIPQVFNNAWFLGPSIRKAVNEGKSQYIPIFLREIATLVRSGNWDINVALINVSPPDRFGFMSYGAEVSITKPCAEAAKIVIAQVNNLMPRTLGDSFLHVNEVDFFVEMDEPLVELPAKPASAVELEIGQRIAAIIEDGSTLQMGIGGIPNAVLQSLGSKTGLGIHTEMLSDGVLPLLESGVINNQNKGIHRGKTITGFAMGSKKLYDYIDNNPMFEFRPSHFTNDPFMIAQNNKMVAINSAIEVDLTGQVVADSIGTNIYSGIGGQLDFIRGAARARNEGGKPIIALPSTAKSGKESRITPFIKQGAGVVTSRGDVHFVATEYGIVDLFGKNLKQRAELLISIAHPDFREQLTKEAHWLNLS, from the coding sequence GTGGATTGGAAGAGTTACTATAAAGACAGATTAGTTACATCCGACGAGGCAATTGCAAACATCAAACCAAATGACAGAGTTTTCTTAAGTGGGAATGTCACTACACCCAACCATCTAGTTCAAGCTCTTGCAAAGAGAGCTCCTTCGCTTTCCAATATAGAACTCAATCACTTACTTACCTTTGGTGAAGATCCTTTTATCAATATTCCCCAAGTTTTTAATAATGCTTGGTTTCTTGGCCCAAGTATTCGCAAAGCTGTAAATGAAGGCAAATCACAATACATTCCTATTTTTCTCAGAGAAATTGCAACACTTGTTCGTTCAGGCAATTGGGATATCAATGTAGCTTTAATCAATGTTAGCCCACCAGATCGTTTTGGATTCATGTCTTATGGAGCGGAAGTATCCATAACCAAGCCTTGTGCGGAAGCAGCAAAAATTGTCATAGCACAAGTAAATAATTTGATGCCTCGAACATTAGGAGATAGTTTTCTTCATGTAAATGAAGTAGATTTCTTTGTTGAGATGGATGAGCCGCTTGTTGAACTTCCAGCTAAGCCTGCAAGCGCAGTAGAATTAGAAATTGGACAGAGAATTGCCGCAATTATTGAAGATGGTTCCACTCTACAAATGGGTATTGGCGGAATTCCCAATGCCGTATTACAATCATTAGGTTCTAAAACTGGATTAGGGATTCATACAGAGATGCTCTCAGATGGAGTCTTACCTCTACTTGAGTCGGGAGTAATCAATAATCAAAATAAGGGAATCCATCGTGGCAAGACGATTACTGGATTTGCTATGGGCAGTAAGAAATTGTATGATTATATTGATAATAATCCCATGTTCGAGTTCCGACCTAGTCATTTCACGAACGATCCATTCATGATTGCTCAGAACAATAAAATGGTTGCGATCAATTCCGCCATTGAAGTGGATCTTACAGGACAGGTTGTTGCTGATTCCATCGGAACGAATATCTATAGCGGAATTGGCGGGCAATTGGATTTTATTCGTGGTGCAGCAAGAGCAAGAAATGAAGGAGGCAAACCGATCATCGCCCTTCCATCAACTGCGAAATCTGGAAAAGAGTCTCGCATAACACCATTTATAAAACAAGGTGCTGGTGTTGTAACATCTCGTGGTGACGTACATTTTGTTGCAACCGAATACGGAATCGTGGATCTATTCGGCAAAAATCTCAAGCAAAGAGCTGAACTTTTAATTTCGATAGCTCACCCTGATTTTCGAGAGCAACTTACTAAAGAAGCACATTGGTTGAACTTGAGTTAG
- a CDS encoding CBS domain-containing protein, with amino-acid sequence MSVKTILEGKKNTILYLSEKDSVVAAAKKMAEAAVGSILIFEKDEMVGIFTERDLLRLCATSHDKLDSILLKDVMTKNLTVASADDSVDDVIGTMIAKKFRHMPVMEGDKILGLVSIGDAIKDKMNKAIEEANMLKQYIHGS; translated from the coding sequence ATGTCCGTAAAAACCATCCTAGAAGGCAAAAAGAACACGATTCTATATCTAAGTGAAAAGGATTCTGTTGTTGCTGCTGCAAAAAAAATGGCTGAAGCAGCAGTTGGATCGATTCTAATTTTTGAAAAAGATGAGATGGTTGGAATTTTCACAGAACGAGACCTACTCAGGTTGTGTGCGACAAGTCATGATAAATTAGATTCGATATTGCTTAAAGATGTGATGACCAAGAATCTGACAGTAGCAAGCGCTGATGATTCTGTCGATGATGTCATCGGAACTATGATTGCCAAGAAGTTTCGACATATGCCCGTCATGGAAGGTGATAAAATTCTTGGACTTGTATCAATCGGCGATGCAATAAAAGATAAAATGAATAAAGCAATCGAAGAAGCGAATATGCTAAAGCAGTATATTCATGGAAGTTGA
- a CDS encoding lysophospholipid acyltransferase family protein, translating into MRINKPSVVIPEAAIYAGEFHLNRKEIASPISYRGDVKLIYRTPKERIRSWLDLLMPWSQFGFGVGYLRELLRNRSYAVKGIYDDQLWMETAGNFLDLLESYRGKFIIEGIENILKTNGPVVFAANHMSVLETFILPLVITPHKANTFVVKESLTRGNLFGPIMRSRNPIALKRENPREDLTKVMEEGVEKLQNGLSLVIFPQSTRDLVFRPKEFNSIATKLAKRANVPVIPIALKTDFWVPGGLIKDFGYLFRDRPVYIKFGEALHPTVDPRKNQEDIVGFIRSHLEEWGGQIED; encoded by the coding sequence GTGAGGATTAATAAACCGTCTGTTGTCATTCCTGAGGCTGCAATCTATGCAGGTGAATTTCATCTCAATCGCAAGGAGATTGCATCACCAATTTCTTATCGAGGCGACGTTAAATTAATCTACCGCACTCCAAAGGAAAGGATTCGATCCTGGCTCGATCTCCTTATGCCTTGGTCTCAATTTGGTTTCGGAGTTGGATACTTAAGAGAATTATTGCGAAATCGTTCCTATGCCGTAAAAGGAATTTATGATGATCAACTATGGATGGAGACAGCCGGTAATTTTTTGGATCTACTGGAATCTTACCGCGGTAAATTTATTATTGAGGGAATTGAAAATATTTTAAAGACAAATGGTCCAGTTGTTTTTGCTGCAAATCATATGTCCGTCTTAGAAACTTTTATCCTGCCATTAGTAATAACTCCGCATAAAGCTAACACATTTGTTGTTAAAGAAAGTCTGACGCGTGGGAATCTATTCGGACCGATTATGCGGTCAAGAAATCCTATCGCACTTAAACGTGAAAATCCAAGAGAAGATCTAACAAAAGTAATGGAAGAAGGTGTTGAGAAATTGCAAAATGGATTGTCTCTTGTGATTTTTCCTCAAAGCACAAGAGACTTGGTTTTTCGTCCAAAAGAATTCAATTCGATCGCAACAAAGTTAGCCAAACGTGCCAATGTTCCAGTGATTCCGATAGCCTTGAAGACTGATTTCTGGGTACCTGGTGGTCTTATAAAAGACTTTGGATATTTATTTCGCGATCGACCCGTATATATTAAGTTTGGCGAGGCTCTCCATCCTACAGTTGATCCACGAAAAAACCAAGAAGACATTGTTGGATTTATTCGAAGCCACTTAGAAGAATGGGGTGGGCAGATAGAAGATTGA
- a CDS encoding SpoIIE family protein phosphatase — MKFYALILIFPLFFTNILGQSDESKIEWNPEKNPVISLDGNWDFYWNEWLEPSKTPSNISWKMDIPGTWNSTLEDHGIDSALGYGTFRILVNSDTLIEDGAIRLPDVASAGIFIWNGRELHRNGNPSISPDEHRAKFQVSTHPIVIQKGINELLIQVSNYSYHKGGIWEPIKIGKRIELSRKQFMVSSRELFLSGSIFIMAFYHFGIFFLRSRDKSSLWFALFCLLISLRILVTGERVLFQLIPEFSWYGGLVIEYSGFYLAPAFFLFFIYELFPDFVPKKIFQIVGGIFVIFESFIFLLPTTVFPSLNIYFYVYLGLSILLGIYVTVRAVLNRKDGSIIFAFGFIVLVLCTINDSLNAEDVIYTFHSLSIGLFLFIFSQSFLLSKKFSQAFDEVEKMSIKLMTLDKLKDEFLANTTHELKTPLNGIIGLAESVSLGSAGAIPPGARDDLEMIVYSGKRLSHLVDDILDFSKMKNSGIELNTSPTDLQSMMEIVLATSKSILGQKDITLSNQIPKDFPLIEADENRLQQILTNLIGNAIKFTEHGSVLMQAELDSSKFAKISIKDTGIGIPKDKQKDIFISFEQVDSSISRRYGGTGLGLTISKQLVELHGGTIGVESEPTKGSCFYFTIPISENQNREMSINSSKKNIWMSKSNDEVNLPTSIEPVAIGNSGAIVPSSKAAMILIVDDEPVNRKVLRNYMNLENYQIREAQNGLEAIHSIQADGPPDLILLDVMMPGMSGYEVAHFLREKYSLHELPILILTAKNQISDVIAGLEAGANDYLSKPFDKRELITRVRNLLLLKQAVLEQTKLFSIQNELSVAKKLQSSILPAYFPQINGLSLSSFYLPMDAVGGDFYDYHHPSETEIGILLADVSGHGVPAALVSAMLKIAFGTELDNCMNPIKLIQGIDNKLKGKTKGAFLTASYLYFDMKVKQLYHVRAGHHALYIYKKSTNQVIDSLPKGKVLGVFETNEFSLDSIQLDKGDKIVLCTDGILEASNNEGVLFGEDRLKLCLLDNHDLDPESWSNLLMEEVGKWSNHKSAEDDIALIVIDVH; from the coding sequence ATGAAGTTCTATGCTTTAATTTTGATTTTTCCTCTGTTTTTCACAAATATCTTAGGGCAATCCGATGAATCCAAGATTGAATGGAATCCAGAAAAAAATCCTGTTATTTCCTTAGATGGAAATTGGGATTTTTATTGGAATGAATGGCTTGAACCATCAAAAACACCAAGCAACATTAGTTGGAAAATGGATATACCTGGAACTTGGAATTCCACTTTGGAAGACCATGGTATTGATTCTGCTCTAGGTTACGGAACTTTTAGAATATTAGTAAATTCAGATACTTTAATTGAGGATGGTGCCATACGTCTGCCAGATGTGGCTTCTGCGGGCATTTTTATCTGGAATGGTCGTGAGCTACATAGAAATGGGAATCCATCAATATCTCCTGACGAACATAGAGCGAAGTTTCAAGTGAGCACTCATCCAATTGTCATTCAGAAAGGAATCAACGAACTCCTTATCCAAGTGTCCAATTACTCCTATCATAAAGGAGGAATATGGGAGCCAATAAAAATCGGCAAAAGAATCGAGCTTTCTCGAAAACAATTTATGGTATCTTCCCGTGAATTGTTTTTATCGGGATCGATTTTCATTATGGCTTTTTATCATTTTGGAATTTTCTTTCTGAGATCAAGAGATAAATCATCTCTATGGTTTGCGCTTTTTTGCCTACTGATCTCATTGAGAATTCTTGTTACGGGAGAGAGAGTTTTATTCCAATTGATTCCAGAATTTTCGTGGTATGGTGGATTGGTGATTGAATATTCTGGATTCTATTTAGCACCTGCATTCTTTTTATTTTTTATATATGAATTGTTTCCCGATTTTGTGCCTAAGAAAATTTTCCAAATCGTTGGTGGAATATTTGTAATTTTTGAATCGTTCATTTTTTTATTGCCTACAACAGTATTCCCATCTTTGAATATATATTTCTACGTGTATCTTGGTCTATCAATTCTACTTGGGATTTATGTGACAGTTCGTGCAGTTCTCAATCGAAAAGATGGATCAATCATATTTGCGTTTGGGTTCATTGTATTGGTTTTATGCACGATCAATGACTCACTTAACGCTGAAGATGTGATCTATACATTTCATAGTTTATCGATTGGACTTTTTCTTTTTATTTTCTCCCAATCATTTCTATTGTCCAAGAAATTTTCACAGGCCTTTGACGAAGTGGAAAAGATGTCAATTAAGCTCATGACACTTGATAAATTAAAAGATGAATTTCTTGCAAACACAACTCACGAACTTAAGACACCGCTAAATGGAATCATTGGACTTGCAGAGTCAGTTTCATTAGGGTCTGCCGGCGCTATTCCACCAGGAGCGCGGGATGATTTAGAGATGATTGTATATTCAGGCAAAAGATTATCCCATCTTGTTGATGATATTTTAGATTTTTCAAAAATGAAAAATTCTGGAATCGAACTCAATACTTCTCCGACAGATCTGCAATCCATGATGGAAATTGTTCTTGCAACCTCTAAGTCGATTCTAGGTCAGAAAGATATTACATTAAGCAATCAGATTCCCAAAGATTTTCCCTTGATTGAAGCCGATGAGAACAGGCTTCAGCAGATACTAACAAACCTTATAGGGAATGCGATTAAATTTACAGAACATGGATCGGTTCTAATGCAAGCCGAATTGGATTCATCCAAATTTGCAAAAATTTCTATTAAGGATACGGGAATTGGCATACCTAAGGATAAACAAAAAGATATATTCATTTCCTTCGAACAAGTTGATTCCTCGATTTCCAGGAGATATGGTGGAACCGGTTTAGGACTCACGATTTCAAAGCAACTAGTAGAACTTCATGGCGGAACCATTGGTGTGGAGAGTGAGCCAACCAAAGGATCTTGTTTTTATTTTACGATTCCAATTTCTGAGAATCAAAATCGTGAAATGTCTATCAACTCAAGCAAGAAAAATATTTGGATGTCTAAGTCGAATGATGAAGTAAATCTTCCAACCTCAATCGAACCAGTTGCTATTGGAAATTCTGGTGCTATCGTTCCAAGTTCTAAGGCTGCAATGATTCTGATTGTTGATGATGAGCCAGTCAATCGTAAAGTGCTTCGAAATTATATGAATCTAGAGAACTATCAGATTCGAGAAGCTCAGAATGGATTGGAAGCTATCCATTCGATCCAAGCAGATGGTCCTCCCGATTTGATTCTATTGGATGTGATGATGCCTGGTATGAGTGGATATGAAGTTGCTCATTTCCTTCGGGAAAAATATTCCCTTCATGAATTACCAATTTTGATTCTGACAGCAAAGAACCAAATATCAGATGTTATAGCAGGACTTGAAGCGGGAGCCAATGACTATCTTTCAAAACCTTTTGACAAAAGAGAGCTTATCACTCGGGTTCGAAATTTATTATTGCTAAAACAAGCTGTCTTAGAGCAGACCAAATTATTTTCTATACAAAATGAACTGAGTGTTGCAAAGAAATTGCAATCATCTATTCTTCCTGCATATTTTCCACAGATTAATGGTCTATCTCTATCATCTTTTTATCTTCCCATGGATGCTGTCGGTGGAGATTTCTATGATTATCACCACCCGAGTGAGACTGAGATTGGAATTCTACTTGCAGATGTATCGGGGCATGGAGTTCCGGCGGCGCTAGTTTCTGCTATGTTAAAAATTGCATTTGGAACTGAGTTAGATAACTGCATGAATCCAATAAAATTGATTCAAGGGATCGATAATAAACTAAAGGGTAAAACTAAAGGAGCCTTCTTAACTGCTTCTTATTTGTATTTTGATATGAAAGTCAAGCAACTTTATCATGTTAGAGCTGGACATCATGCACTTTATATTTATAAAAAATCAACAAATCAAGTGATTGATTCCTTGCCTAAAGGCAAAGTTCTCGGAGTATTTGAGACCAATGAATTCAGTTTGGATTCTATTCAACTGGACAAAGGTGATAAGATCGTTTTATGCACTGACGGAATTTTGGAAGCTTCCAACAATGAGGGAGTTTTATTCGGAGAAGATCGATTGAAGCTCTGCCTATTGGACAATCATGACTTAGATCCAGAAAGTTGGTCCAATCTTTTGATGGAAGAAGTTGGCAAATGGAGCAACCATAAATCAGCAGAGGATGATATTGCGCTTATTGTGATCGATGTTCATTGA
- a CDS encoding HIT family protein, whose translation METNNCPICHTHKSENIEKFLSSTNHWILREADSNKNIEGYLYLEPRLHVTSFDQIDPLAYAELGGLIEAGMQLIYKKYNPLKVYLVTISEAVPHIHFHLVPRYQEEIKGLDYLGQALSGKWKSSNK comes from the coding sequence ATGGAAACAAATAATTGTCCAATTTGTCATACTCATAAATCAGAGAATATTGAAAAATTTCTTAGTTCAACTAACCATTGGATACTTAGAGAAGCAGATTCTAATAAAAATATAGAGGGCTATTTATATTTGGAACCTCGATTGCATGTAACGAGTTTTGATCAGATAGATCCACTTGCATATGCAGAATTGGGTGGATTGATCGAAGCTGGAATGCAATTAATTTACAAGAAATACAATCCTCTGAAAGTATATTTAGTAACAATTTCTGAGGCAGTACCACATATCCATTTTCACCTGGTCCCAAGATACCAAGAAGAGATAAAAGGTCTTGATTATTTAGGTCAAGCTCTAAGTGGGAAATGGAAATCATCAAATAAATAA